A single window of Granulibacter bethesdensis DNA harbors:
- a CDS encoding tail fiber domain-containing protein, translated as MSFFDRFSSLWASQGTASPPSDTQSDQGFSYLGQIPPSVELFNGLFQERDWKIKWLYQQISSVIGLDGSTPSETETGKAGGVLAKWFAPIKNPAFQGGATIYGPLEIGSQSVRSTPYIDFHTDGTNTDYNARIIAVGGTQGQSASAGLIISSATLEVGGDMTADKSLLVTGGITANGGITANGGASFKKTMYVGGGSTNASSLYVDDNSGAATWAGYFSGSAYVSKKFQVDGGATINGGDLSVSNNMKANGAVTGQTVYALNGGFSTSGGLYVATSASVGTLSVTKGSGNNSSLYASDNSGAATWAGYFSGSLYCSSKIETANRVYAHNYVCTGPTDGNFTPANNGANGCSMTPTGFNAYSASGPAAAFGTNGSNNQIIAFSAGTSGGVQWIGSIGSNGSSVQYNTTSDYRLKTSITDLDQSAAAEKILNIHIKNFAFISHPDRIVTGVIAHELQAVIPEAVTGEHDGTRHVDNVVIRDGTVAWENVTETTYQAAKEQNPDLWNGTEWHASCEVPDYQQVDYSKLVPMLTAALQNALTRIATLEAKVK; from the coding sequence ATGTCATTTTTTGACCGTTTCAGCAGCCTTTGGGCATCACAAGGAACGGCATCCCCGCCGAGTGATACGCAATCGGATCAGGGTTTTTCCTATCTGGGACAGATTCCACCCAGTGTAGAATTGTTCAACGGTCTGTTTCAGGAAAGAGACTGGAAAATAAAATGGCTTTACCAGCAGATTTCCTCTGTCATCGGTCTTGATGGCAGCACGCCGAGCGAGACAGAAACAGGCAAGGCCGGAGGAGTGTTGGCAAAATGGTTCGCTCCGATCAAAAATCCGGCTTTCCAAGGTGGTGCGACCATCTATGGCCCCCTTGAGATCGGGTCTCAGTCGGTCCGCAGCACCCCCTACATCGATTTTCATACAGACGGCACCAATACTGACTATAATGCGCGCATCATCGCTGTCGGTGGGACGCAAGGGCAGTCTGCAAGTGCCGGCCTGATCATATCATCGGCTACTCTGGAAGTCGGTGGCGATATGACCGCCGATAAATCGCTGCTGGTAACCGGCGGCATCACCGCCAATGGTGGCATCACCGCCAATGGCGGAGCGTCATTTAAAAAGACGATGTATGTAGGCGGAGGGAGCACAAATGCCTCCAGCCTCTATGTGGACGATAATAGCGGGGCGGCCACATGGGCCGGATATTTTTCAGGCTCTGCCTATGTCAGTAAAAAATTCCAGGTTGATGGTGGTGCTACCATCAATGGCGGTGACCTGAGCGTATCCAACAATATGAAAGCGAATGGCGCTGTCACCGGCCAGACGGTCTATGCGCTGAACGGCGGTTTTTCTACATCCGGCGGTCTCTATGTCGCCACATCCGCCAGTGTCGGCACTCTCTCTGTCACCAAGGGTAGCGGAAACAACTCCAGCCTCTATGCCAGCGATAACAGCGGTGCCGCGACATGGGCTGGATATTTTTCCGGAAGCCTCTATTGCAGCTCGAAGATAGAAACAGCCAACCGGGTCTACGCGCATAACTATGTTTGCACGGGACCTACGGACGGAAATTTTACCCCGGCCAATAACGGTGCAAATGGTTGCTCGATGACGCCCACCGGATTCAATGCCTACTCCGCTTCCGGACCGGCAGCCGCGTTCGGAACGAACGGCTCCAATAACCAGATTATTGCGTTTTCGGCGGGCACCTCCGGTGGCGTCCAATGGATCGGCAGCATCGGCAGCAATGGATCGTCTGTGCAATACAACACCACATCCGATTATCGTCTGAAAACCAGTATCACCGATCTCGATCAAAGTGCCGCCGCTGAAAAAATCCTGAATATTCATATCAAGAATTTTGCGTTTATCTCTCATCCCGATCGCATCGTGACCGGTGTGATCGCGCATGAGCTGCAAGCTGTGATCCCTGAAGCGGTAACAGGGGAGCACGATGGAACGCGCCATGTGGACAATGTCGTGATTCGTGATGGTACGGTGGCATGGGAAAATGTCACCGAAACCACTTATCAGGCTGCAAAAGAGCAAAATCCCGATCTCTGGAACGGCACTGAGTGGCACGCATCCTGTGAAGTGCCGGACTATCAGCAGGTGGATTACAGCAAGCTGGTGCCGATGCTGACTGCAGCCCTGCAGAATGCACTGACCCGCATCGCCACCCTTGAGGCGAAAGTCAAATAA
- a CDS encoding LIC_12616 family protein: MLDDGTVHGFVQPMLDCALIWAEQNAPRPAFPYATLRWLRSEEGSRPIARPWYGAVNADGLMVVETPMQDTLEIQVFGPSALNTLDTLRQRLGFPTTQDNAFLHGIAVLSCGPVLNISALLETTWEERAAMELTLGHVMRGADAVGLIEKVQATGTLPGGGAPVPLSLNIEMETPHG, translated from the coding sequence ATGCTGGATGATGGCACGGTGCACGGTTTCGTGCAGCCGATGCTCGACTGCGCGCTGATCTGGGCGGAGCAGAATGCACCCCGCCCGGCTTTTCCATACGCCACCCTGCGCTGGCTGCGCAGTGAGGAGGGGAGCAGACCCATCGCACGGCCTTGGTATGGCGCCGTCAATGCGGATGGGCTGATGGTGGTGGAAACACCCATGCAGGACACGCTGGAAATTCAGGTTTTCGGCCCGTCTGCACTGAATACTCTGGATACGCTGCGTCAGAGACTGGGTTTCCCCACCACGCAGGACAATGCCTTTCTGCATGGCATTGCCGTGCTGTCCTGCGGCCCCGTCCTCAATATCTCCGCCTTGCTGGAGACGACATGGGAGGAGCGGGCGGCCATGGAGTTGACGCTCGGTCATGTCATGCGTGGCGCGGATGCGGTCGGCCTGATCGAAAAGGTTCAGGCTACCGGAACATTGCCGGGGGGCGGTGCGCCAGTCCCCCTTTCCCTGAACATCGAAATGGAGACGCCGCATGGCTAA
- a CDS encoding Gp138 family membrane-puncturing spike protein gives MSEDIKQILKNLIASHCDRINTTMPGTIVSYDPATRRAEVQLSLSKTSPDAEIIKAPRVVDVPVVFPSVGPVGITWPLHSGDGVMLHFCQRSLENWKDAGSDIVDNFRQTHITDAIAVPGLAHSQATSPAHPDNMVIAFGSASVEFTSSGSLILNAPGGLTINGAVSGDQDAVFNGISVKTHAHSGVQPGSGRSGPPSAS, from the coding sequence ATGTCTGAAGACATCAAGCAGATTCTGAAAAACCTGATTGCCTCGCATTGCGATCGCATCAACACGACCATGCCGGGCACCATTGTGTCCTATGACCCCGCCACACGCCGCGCCGAGGTGCAGCTTTCCCTGTCCAAAACCTCACCGGATGCGGAGATTATAAAAGCGCCGCGTGTTGTCGATGTGCCTGTCGTGTTTCCCTCGGTCGGCCCTGTCGGCATCACCTGGCCGTTGCATTCCGGTGATGGCGTCATGCTGCATTTCTGCCAGCGTTCGCTGGAAAACTGGAAAGATGCCGGCAGTGATATTGTCGATAATTTCCGTCAGACCCACATCACCGATGCCATTGCCGTGCCGGGTCTGGCGCACAGCCAGGCTACATCTCCGGCCCATCCCGACAATATGGTGATTGCGTTCGGCTCTGCCTCTGTGGAATTCACATCTTCCGGTTCTCTCATACTGAATGCGCCGGGCGGCTTGACAATCAACGGCGCGGTATCCGGTGATCAGGATGCGGTCTTTAACGGTATTTCGGTCAAAACACATGCTCATTCCGGTGTGCAGCCCGGTTCCGGACGCTCCGGCCCACCCTCCGCCAGCTGA
- a CDS encoding phage baseplate protein → MLNTLDLIFGASGQTYLEYQATPRHITLAPIDKGGGGAANTGQTRPAPVPATKGALHLDLLSMESYQLPSLATQYPVEQGMPISDGIIPQSARLTITGAVSSANATLFRPWNLGLRGISRLEDTVKLLEELHTAHLPVTVVTGLHVYPNMAMTGCEINRGITKDGESQSRTLKIKLDFLQIRIVQADVAVSGNAAAEVSGKTGSSAIPAGKAQSATPPPSLITRVATALGLTA, encoded by the coding sequence ATGCTGAACACGCTGGATCTGATTTTTGGCGCCTCCGGCCAGACCTATCTGGAATATCAGGCGACTCCCAGGCACATTACGCTTGCGCCCATTGATAAAGGCGGGGGAGGGGCTGCCAATACGGGCCAAACCAGACCCGCTCCTGTCCCCGCCACCAAGGGGGCGCTGCATCTGGATCTGCTGAGTATGGAGAGCTATCAGCTGCCCTCCCTCGCCACGCAATATCCGGTGGAACAGGGCATGCCGATTTCCGACGGCATCATCCCGCAATCGGCGCGGCTGACTATCACGGGGGCGGTGTCCTCGGCCAATGCCACGCTGTTTCGGCCATGGAATCTGGGCCTGCGCGGGATTTCGCGGCTGGAGGATACCGTCAAGCTGCTGGAGGAGCTCCATACCGCCCATCTTCCTGTCACAGTGGTGACCGGGCTGCATGTCTACCCGAACATGGCCATGACCGGTTGCGAGATCAATCGCGGGATCACGAAAGATGGCGAATCCCAGAGCCGCACCCTGAAGATCAAGCTCGATTTCCTTCAGATACGCATCGTGCAGGCCGATGTGGCGGTCAGCGGCAATGCCGCCGCCGAGGTCAGCGGCAAGACCGGATCCTCCGCCATTCCCGCTGGAAAAGCGCAATCCGCCACCCCACCCCCGAGCCTGATCACGCGGGTTGCAACCGCGCTCGGCCTGACGGCCTGA
- a CDS encoding phage baseplate plug protein has protein sequence MQLISVPDLNDSVMEAELDGQSFFLHLSWNSEAGFWTLGLQDATRTTLLEGLPVLGNTPLIGRYRTEAMPQGELIALPPDTALENGQERIGRSDLPGAGGASLVYVSAAEMGASLEGPD, from the coding sequence ATGCAGCTGATTTCCGTGCCCGATCTGAATGACAGCGTGATGGAGGCCGAACTGGATGGCCAGAGCTTCTTCCTGCATCTGTCCTGGAACAGCGAGGCCGGGTTCTGGACCCTCGGGCTTCAGGATGCCACCCGCACCACCCTGTTGGAGGGGCTGCCCGTGCTGGGCAACACGCCTCTGATCGGGCGTTATCGCACCGAGGCCATGCCGCAAGGAGAACTCATCGCCCTCCCGCCCGATACCGCGCTGGAAAATGGGCAGGAACGCATCGGGCGCAGCGATCTGCCGGGTGCAGGCGGGGCATCGCTGGTTTATGTCTCCGCCGCTGAAATGGGTGCCTCTCTTGAAGGGCCGGACTGA
- a CDS encoding DUF2612 domain-containing protein codes for MIAQNELNTAFGTKRESAASYITADGKLVITGPNVLRPSYADDGSYLGALTEGASTNYLPDSMLTTSQKSWSGNYASIVTSRLMKDGFSCLQFDFPALNSAASAQMSLGDPVSAQAGETWWLSAWGLMIGNSASVPVVSLRLSSGSANVTQAFPSGNASGRLVRIRVSLQVPAGQNTVSASLVVNGAAGGNAVSMVFSASQLEKNRVSSFIPTSNGFASRVSDRVFYIADADPGNGQVPDATNMVFGRDHGVVAWEHMLAQFSASSSLQSLVKALYPACTTLDTALQAMMNNRVLDQASGDQLDGIGDILGQSRLVGPASAIMLTDDQYRRLLKLKILLNNAHGTTEDLRAAFCVLFNADSTLLQDNGDASLTAVVGRFITASDLAFARSIAGFPKPAGVGLVQMQYDPARPFGFQQQSYMGFGSGCMARALDNIIPSS; via the coding sequence ATGATCGCTCAAAATGAGTTGAATACCGCGTTCGGTACAAAGCGGGAAAGTGCTGCCAGCTATATCACGGCAGATGGTAAACTCGTTATTACCGGACCGAATGTTCTGAGACCATCCTATGCCGATGATGGAAGTTATCTCGGCGCACTGACCGAGGGAGCGTCTACCAACTATCTGCCTGATTCAATGCTGACAACGAGTCAAAAAAGCTGGTCTGGAAATTATGCTTCCATCGTGACCAGCCGACTGATGAAGGACGGTTTTTCCTGCCTTCAATTCGATTTTCCTGCGCTTAACAGTGCAGCTTCCGCACAAATGAGTTTAGGTGACCCGGTTTCGGCCCAGGCGGGGGAGACATGGTGGCTTAGCGCATGGGGATTGATGATCGGCAACTCTGCGTCTGTGCCGGTCGTGTCGCTGCGACTCTCATCCGGTTCTGCCAACGTGACGCAGGCGTTTCCATCCGGCAATGCTTCAGGCCGGCTGGTGAGGATCAGGGTGAGTCTACAGGTTCCAGCGGGGCAGAATACGGTCTCAGCCTCTCTGGTTGTGAACGGGGCGGCTGGAGGCAATGCTGTTTCGATGGTTTTTTCGGCTTCGCAGCTGGAAAAAAACCGGGTGAGCAGTTTTATTCCTACCAGTAACGGCTTTGCTTCCCGTGTTTCGGATCGTGTTTTCTATATTGCCGATGCCGATCCAGGAAACGGGCAGGTGCCTGATGCCACCAACATGGTCTTCGGGCGCGATCATGGGGTGGTGGCGTGGGAGCATATGCTGGCCCAGTTTTCCGCCAGTTCTTCTCTTCAGTCTTTGGTCAAGGCGCTTTATCCGGCCTGCACGACGCTGGATACGGCTTTGCAGGCGATGATGAATAATCGCGTGCTGGATCAGGCAAGCGGAGATCAACTGGATGGCATTGGCGATATTCTCGGCCAGTCACGGCTGGTGGGTCCGGCCAGTGCGATAATGCTGACGGATGATCAGTATCGGCGGTTGTTGAAGCTCAAAATCCTGCTGAACAACGCACATGGCACAACCGAGGATCTGAGGGCCGCTTTCTGTGTTCTGTTCAATGCAGACAGTACGCTGCTCCAGGATAATGGTGACGCAAGTCTGACCGCGGTTGTGGGACGATTCATCACGGCCTCTGATCTCGCTTTCGCACGTTCTATCGCGGGATTTCCAAAACCGGCTGGCGTTGGTCTGGTGCAGATGCAGTATGATCCGGCAAGACCCTTCGGATTTCAGCAGCAGAGTTATATGGGCTTCGGATCGGGTTGTATGGCGCGTGCGCTGGATAACATCATTCCCTCATCTTGA
- a CDS encoding phage tail assembly chaperone has translation MKAMLQGGSIQEGRESVTIGAQVYHIKRFDPFRALRILGSLQGVLLAPFAALMDTARGEEAIMQGLRDLSRGLEGEALEKLARLLLDPDCIAVGDDPATARRLSHAMAGSVFSDVSEAIELCMEVVRINYAGFFERGRTLIGQVLPNGTNRKPAMEAADSSLKN, from the coding sequence ATGAAAGCCATGTTGCAAGGCGGATCAATTCAGGAAGGACGCGAGAGCGTTACGATCGGTGCACAGGTTTATCACATCAAGCGGTTCGATCCGTTTCGTGCGCTGCGTATTCTCGGCTCGCTGCAAGGGGTGTTGCTGGCGCCCTTTGCCGCGCTGATGGACACGGCGCGGGGAGAGGAAGCCATCATGCAGGGCCTGCGCGATCTCTCGCGCGGGCTGGAGGGAGAGGCGCTGGAAAAACTGGCGCGTCTTCTGCTCGACCCGGATTGTATCGCGGTGGGGGATGATCCTGCCACGGCGCGTCGTCTGAGTCATGCCATGGCCGGTTCGGTGTTCTCCGACGTGTCGGAGGCCATCGAGCTGTGCATGGAGGTGGTGAGGATCAACTACGCGGGTTTTTTCGAGCGCGGCAGAACCCTCATTGGACAGGTTCTGCCGAATGGGACGAACCGCAAACCGGCAATGGAAGCGGCGGACAGCTCTCTGAAGAACTGA
- a CDS encoding DUF3383 family protein has product MANLDRLVTVNILLQSASVNTQSFSDMLIVLKSTASLPRTGIITSASDLLSAPYGLTATHPAYLAAADAFSVTPHISQIYIGFWDGSSQNETLTAALSAMKTSDNSWYGLILPSRDKNTILEAAAWTEANGKLFGTAIAETDALDSTKTTDTLSLLKAANYFRTFCFYHAAAATDFPDAAVMSKMFTLYPGQESWANCTLPGVSADTLGEGQSSAVRGKNGNTFESFRNVTITQGGKTTGGEWIDVIRFRDWLQEEIKTSVFQLMVDNRIPYTDQGILMVKSKVQAALDLGVRRGGIAPPELDGNNNPIPSYTISVPLSANISANTKASRVLRDISFRARLAGAVHLVQINGTLSYTI; this is encoded by the coding sequence ATGGCTAATCTCGATCGCCTCGTCACGGTCAATATTCTGCTGCAATCTGCTTCCGTGAATACGCAGAGTTTCAGCGATATGCTGATCGTGCTGAAAAGCACTGCCTCTCTGCCGCGCACGGGTATTATCACCTCTGCCAGTGATCTGCTGTCTGCTCCGTACGGGCTGACGGCCACGCATCCGGCCTATCTTGCCGCCGCGGATGCGTTCAGCGTGACACCGCATATCTCACAGATTTATATCGGCTTCTGGGATGGCAGCAGCCAGAATGAAACACTGACGGCCGCACTCTCGGCCATGAAGACCAGCGATAATAGCTGGTACGGCCTGATCCTGCCGAGCCGTGACAAAAACACCATTCTGGAAGCCGCGGCATGGACCGAAGCCAATGGTAAACTTTTCGGCACGGCGATTGCGGAAACTGATGCGCTGGACTCGACCAAGACCACCGATACGCTATCGCTGCTGAAGGCTGCAAATTACTTCCGCACCTTCTGCTTCTATCATGCAGCAGCGGCGACCGATTTCCCGGATGCGGCGGTGATGTCGAAAATGTTCACCCTCTATCCGGGTCAGGAAAGCTGGGCCAACTGCACGCTGCCCGGTGTCAGCGCCGATACGCTGGGGGAAGGACAGAGCAGCGCCGTGCGCGGCAAGAACGGTAACACGTTCGAAAGCTTCCGCAATGTCACCATCACCCAGGGCGGAAAAACCACAGGTGGCGAGTGGATCGATGTCATCCGCTTCCGCGACTGGTTGCAGGAAGAGATCAAGACCAGCGTGTTCCAGCTGATGGTCGATAACCGTATTCCTTATACCGATCAGGGTATTCTGATGGTGAAAAGCAAGGTGCAGGCGGCACTCGATCTGGGTGTGCGCCGGGGCGGGATCGCGCCGCCGGAGCTGGATGGTAATAACAACCCGATTCCTTCCTACACGATTTCGGTTCCGCTTTCTGCCAATATTTCCGCCAATACCAAAGCAAGTCGTGTTCTGCGTGACATCAGTTTCCGGGCGCGTCTGGCTGGGGCGGTGCATCTGGTCCAGATCAACGGCACGTTGTCCTACACAATCTGA
- a CDS encoding Gp138 family membrane-puncturing spike protein yields MAVDFKKIIKNLIASHCDRINTTMPGTIVSYNPATRRAVVQLSLSKTSPEGIVLKAPRVVSVPVVFPTGGGVAITWPLHPGDGVMLHFCQRSLENWLDHGDDVVDDFRQSNISDAIAVPGLNHGAATEPAHAENMVIAFGSASMEMTPSGGMVLNLPGGLTIKGKVTGDQDAVFNNISASTHTHAGVQPGSGRSGTPAA; encoded by the coding sequence ATGGCTGTTGATTTCAAGAAGATTATCAAAAACCTGATTGCATCGCATTGCGATCGGATCAACACGACAATGCCGGGGACGATTGTTTCCTATAATCCGGCAACGCGGCGGGCGGTGGTGCAGCTTTCCCTGTCCAAAACCTCGCCGGAGGGGATCGTCCTGAAAGCACCGCGTGTGGTGTCTGTGCCGGTGGTGTTTCCGACCGGCGGCGGCGTTGCGATCACCTGGCCGTTGCATCCGGGGGATGGAGTTATGCTGCATTTCTGTCAGCGATCTTTGGAAAACTGGCTGGATCATGGCGATGATGTTGTTGACGATTTCCGGCAAAGCAACATCTCTGACGCTATTGCCGTGCCGGGTTTGAATCATGGCGCTGCGACAGAGCCGGCGCATGCGGAGAATATGGTGATCGCGTTTGGCTCGGCCTCCATGGAAATGACCCCCTCCGGCGGCATGGTGCTGAATCTCCCTGGTGGATTGACCATCAAGGGGAAGGTCACCGGTGATCAGGATGCGGTGTTCAACAATATTTCAGCCAGCACGCATACTCATGCCGGTGTACAGCCCGGCTCCGGACGATCAGGGACACCTGCTGCATAG
- a CDS encoding phage structural protein: MAGNVYNYSPSNVYVVIGGVAISGFSSDKFITVDEQSAGFDSSVGADGEVMRSFSVDPRVKITLTLLQSSPSNEHLDALYTADRLSNGSIPVPILIEDLGGGLLFSAGTCWINGRAGHERSAKGSTRVWSITAVSPQLATAFRKS, translated from the coding sequence ATGGCAGGCAATGTCTATAATTATTCTCCGTCCAATGTGTACGTCGTGATCGGTGGTGTAGCGATCAGCGGTTTTTCCAGCGACAAGTTCATTACGGTCGATGAACAGAGCGCCGGCTTCGATTCCAGCGTTGGTGCGGATGGGGAAGTCATGCGCAGTTTCAGTGTTGATCCGCGGGTCAAGATCACGCTGACCCTGCTGCAAAGCAGCCCGAGCAACGAGCATCTTGATGCGCTGTATACGGCGGATCGTCTGTCGAATGGCAGCATTCCGGTGCCGATCCTGATCGAGGATCTGGGGGGTGGGCTGCTGTTCTCCGCCGGTACCTGCTGGATCAATGGCCGGGCCGGTCATGAGCGCAGCGCGAAGGGAAGCACGCGGGTCTGGAGCATTACGGCGGTGTCCCCGCAGCTCGCCACAGCTTTCCGTAAATCCTGA
- a CDS encoding DUF4054 domain-containing protein, with product MGDASAPYPAPVLLAILAPEFADVPAQAVTDALGVAAAHCPATLSPGRRQEAMALYAAWLLSLRASSLSGSGTAGAGQALRREKEGELEIEYLPRALTGAEAEAAGNYRARYEALLRPLSTGAVLTGEPG from the coding sequence ATGGGTGACGCATCAGCGCCTTATCCGGCTCCGGTGCTGCTGGCTATTCTGGCACCGGAATTCGCCGATGTTCCGGCTCAGGCGGTGACGGATGCGCTGGGCGTGGCGGCGGCACATTGCCCCGCCACACTCTCCCCCGGTCGCAGGCAGGAGGCCATGGCGCTGTATGCGGCATGGCTGCTGAGCCTGCGCGCCTCTTCCCTGTCCGGTAGCGGGACCGCCGGTGCGGGGCAGGCGCTGCGGCGGGAAAAGGAAGGCGAGCTGGAGATTGAATATCTCCCGCGCGCCCTGACAGGCGCCGAAGCCGAGGCGGCAGGCAATTACCGGGCGCGGTATGAGGCGCTGCTGCGTCCTTTATCGACCGGTGCGGTTCTGACCGGGGAGCCGGGATGA
- a CDS encoding baseplate J/gp47 family protein, translating into MTSYGITPSGFIKRRMSDIGAEIITTLQNAFGAEIATQPDTVLGQLVATFAEREAALWEMAEGVYNAMYPATASGSNLDKAVSFTGVTRLQATRSQVYCVLYGNAGTLVPAGTAAPQQAGLTRFLLAADTEISPDTLADVSIGVISAVAGQGYSLVLNSVSFSITAASANAPAILAQFVASVSSAGYNASVQGSGSSAVLRIVTDGRRTISVATSSLLIMTEMGTPGLFIARDYGPYTAPANSITTISNTISGFKRILNLQDAMPGRPYETDSALRARYARGVYRLGAGTLPSIRASLLQKVQGVTAAMVIENDTAAVDTDGRPPHSVECIVEGGEDAAVAAQIQAVKPAGITAYGLNSQTVQISTGAHNGTEWHSIGFTRPVRRYVWITCKITTLSEETFPADGLLRVQQSLNDTGVALDIAQDVVAQRFLGPIYETVSGIASIALSFAVTSDPATMPASTAYTQANISIGARERAIFDTARIYVS; encoded by the coding sequence ATGACCAGCTATGGCATCACCCCGTCCGGCTTCATCAAGCGCCGCATGAGCGATATCGGCGCGGAGATCATCACCACCCTGCAAAATGCATTCGGGGCGGAGATCGCAACCCAGCCGGATACTGTCCTCGGTCAGCTCGTCGCCACCTTTGCCGAGAGAGAGGCCGCGCTGTGGGAAATGGCGGAGGGCGTCTATAACGCCATGTATCCCGCCACCGCCAGCGGCAGCAATCTGGACAAGGCTGTTTCATTCACGGGCGTCACCCGGCTTCAGGCCACGCGCTCGCAGGTATACTGCGTGTTGTACGGCAATGCCGGCACATTGGTGCCCGCCGGAACAGCCGCACCTCAGCAGGCCGGGCTGACGCGTTTTCTGCTCGCGGCTGATACCGAAATCAGCCCTGATACTCTGGCTGATGTCTCCATCGGCGTCATCAGCGCTGTGGCGGGGCAAGGCTACTCCCTTGTGCTCAACTCCGTCAGTTTCAGCATCACCGCGGCCTCGGCCAATGCGCCGGCCATTCTGGCGCAGTTCGTGGCTTCTGTTTCCTCCGCTGGATACAATGCCAGTGTGCAGGGAAGCGGCAGCAGCGCAGTTCTGCGCATCGTTACCGATGGACGCAGAACAATCAGCGTTGCCACATCTTCTTTGCTGATCATGACGGAGATGGGAACGCCCGGTCTGTTTATCGCGCGTGATTACGGGCCGTATACCGCCCCTGCAAACTCCATCACCACGATCAGCAACACGATCTCCGGCTTTAAACGTATTCTCAATCTTCAGGATGCCATGCCAGGGCGGCCCTATGAGACCGATTCAGCCTTGCGGGCACGCTATGCGCGCGGTGTCTATCGGCTGGGGGCCGGGACGTTGCCCTCTATCCGGGCCAGCCTGCTCCAGAAAGTGCAAGGTGTCACCGCCGCGATGGTGATCGAAAACGATACAGCCGCCGTTGATACCGACGGACGCCCCCCGCACAGTGTCGAATGCATTGTCGAGGGCGGAGAAGACGCCGCCGTCGCTGCGCAGATTCAGGCGGTGAAGCCGGCCGGTATCACCGCATACGGCCTCAACAGCCAGACCGTGCAGATCAGCACCGGTGCGCATAACGGCACGGAATGGCACAGCATCGGCTTTACGCGGCCGGTGCGGCGCTATGTCTGGATCACCTGCAAAATCACGACATTAAGCGAGGAAACATTCCCCGCCGATGGTCTGCTGCGTGTGCAGCAATCCCTGAATGATACCGGTGTTGCACTCGATATTGCTCAGGATGTGGTTGCGCAGCGTTTCCTCGGCCCGATTTACGAAACAGTCAGCGGCATTGCCTCCATCGCGCTCAGCTTTGCCGTCACCAGCGACCCCGCAACAATGCCAGCGAGCACAGCCTACACACAGGCCAACATCTCCATCGGCGCCCGCGAGCGCGCGATTTTCGATACCGCACGTATCTATGTTTCGTAA
- a CDS encoding glycoside hydrolase family 108 protein, whose amino-acid sequence MSFEQAVALVMSRGVEGGYTSLASDAGNWTGGRVNAGRLVGTQFGISAPVLGAWLGREATRTDMIGLSREQAAAIYEQRYWRPLCCDHMSGPVGGLVFDAAVNQGPASTVLMVQQAADVRQDGEIGPVTLAALNGADQSDLHAEIARLRAERYRATSDWSRFGKGWMRRLMRVVAATAAFT is encoded by the coding sequence ATGAGTTTTGAACAGGCCGTGGCTCTGGTTATGAGCCGTGGCGTGGAGGGCGGCTATACCAGCCTCGCCTCCGATGCGGGCAACTGGACTGGTGGGAGGGTCAACGCGGGTCGGCTGGTCGGGACGCAGTTCGGTATCAGCGCCCCGGTCCTTGGTGCGTGGCTGGGGAGGGAGGCTACCAGAACCGACATGATCGGGCTGAGCCGCGAACAGGCAGCCGCGATTTATGAGCAGCGCTATTGGCGTCCTTTGTGCTGTGACCATATGTCCGGCCCGGTCGGCGGACTGGTCTTCGATGCGGCCGTCAATCAGGGGCCGGCCAGCACTGTCCTGATGGTGCAGCAGGCTGCAGACGTTCGTCAGGATGGCGAGATCGGTCCGGTGACGCTGGCGGCTCTGAACGGTGCCGATCAGTCTGATTTACATGCTGAAATCGCCAGGCTGCGTGCTGAACGTTACCGCGCCACATCAGACTGGTCGCGCTTCGGCAAGGGCTGGATGCGGCGCCTGATGCGCGTGGTCGCGGCAACGGCCGCTTTTACCTGA